In Amphiprion ocellaris isolate individual 3 ecotype Okinawa chromosome 3, ASM2253959v1, whole genome shotgun sequence, one genomic interval encodes:
- the znf423 gene encoding zinc finger protein 423 isoform X3, translating to MSRRKQAKPRSVKAVEEGESSECGGTWDESTVQTEVPASDREAEPKEGQGGGAEDGEQEEHDERDDRDHDDDLDDESIFTCDNCQQDFDCLAELTEHRTNHCPADGDDDPAGLSWVPSSPSSKDVASPSQMPDGCCDLGMATGGEEEGGAGLPYPCQFCDKSFSRLSYLKRHEQIHSDKLPFKCTFCSRLFKHKRSRDRHVKLHTGDKKYSCQECEAAFSRSDHLKIHLKTHSSSKPFKCSVCKRGFSSTSSLQSHMQAHRKNREHLALRSERDGGKKGAGGEGDLEQDLYMCDYCEETFSQTDELEKHVLTRHPQLSDRADLQCIHCPEIFLDEASLLTHIETQHANRKHKCPVCSEQFPSVEDVYCHLDSHRQPDSSNHSAASPDPALGSVASMSSATPDSSASLERGSTPDSTLKHSQGSERSRRRGADTGEDMGISLGHQGGGGGGNWSKVTYSCPYCSKRDFHSLAVLEIHLKTIHADKPQQSHTCQLCLETLPTLYNLNEHVRKAHRASGGTVGTAAAAFPLLQFTNVTAFHCNYCPDMFGDINSLQEHIRVSHCLPGGIMAGSTTLEGNHAFFCNQCSMGFLTESSLTEHIQQTHCTSATGGGNASGGVVAKLESPVLQAASQSFMELTKHIKENHKNIPLANNKRQAKVADLSPASSDVEISSPKRHRLGGDSTPSMGSNGDYPCNQCDLRFASFEGFQAHLKSHLEMLLRRQSCPQCNKEDFESQEALLQHLTVHYTTTSTQYVCESCDKQFSSVDDLQKHLLDMHTFVLYHCTLCQEVFDSKVSIQVHLAVKHSNEKKLFRCTACAWDFRKEADLQLHVKHNHLGQRSGLPGGLGTGLKPRKCIFCGETFGTEVELQCHITTHSKKFTCRFCGKAFHAISLLERHLREKHCIFDGGNITGNGGGTGSSGSQNGTPNGLAQTSKRGGGGGGGSGNGGAAGVERATAVAAEQADLQNILLKGGVVGGGSGQGGDAANSHEASGGEEELDNSEPMYACDICGAAYTMESLLQNHRLRDHNIRPGEDDACSRKKKADFIKGNHKCNVCSRTFFSENGLREHAQTHRGPAKHYMCPICGERFPSLLTLTEHKVTHSKSLDTGTCRICKMPLQSEEEFIEHCQMHPDLRNSLTGFRCVVCMQTVTSTLELKIHGTFHMQKLSTGSALGGAGGVGGNGGAGGGNGSASSSPNGQLQQHKLYKCAFCLKEFKNKGELVKLDVNGLPYGLCAGCMSRGTNGQSPNQGGAATPGDTQGEKAVAGLRCPECGVKFESLEDLESHVQTDHPEVSPETSAAGKKAEASPVPKKKTYQCIKCQMTFETEREIQIHVANHMIEEPTCRQEEGINHECKLCNQMFDSPAKLLCHLIEHSFEGMGGTFKCPVCFTVFVQANKLQQHIFAVHGQEDKIYDCSQCPQKFFFQTELQNHTLSQHAQ from the exons AAGTCCCGGCGTCTGACAGAGAGGCTGAGCCCAAAGAAGGCCAAGGAGGCGGCGCTGAAGATGGAGAACAGGAGGAGCACGACGAGCGTGATGACAGAGATCACGATGATGACCTAGATGACGAGTCCATCTTCACCTGTGACAACTGTCAACAGGACTTTGACTGTCTGGCCGAGCTCACCGAACACAGAACCAACCACTGCCCGGCTG ATGGTGATGATGACCCAGCAGGGCTGTCCTGGGTGCCTTCATCGCCCTCCAGTAAAGACGTGGCGTCGCCGTCGCAGATGCCTGATGGCTGCTGCGACCTTGGCATGGCCACTGGCGGCGAGGAGGAAGGAGGCGCTGGTCTGCCATACCCCTGCCAGTTCTGTGACAAGTCCTTCAG CCGTCTGAGTTACCTGAAACGACACGAGCAGATCCACAGCGACAAGCTGCCCTTCAAGTGTACCTTCTGCAGCCGTCTGTTTAAACACAAGAGGAGCAGAGATCGCCATGTCAAACTCCACACAG GAGATAAGAAGTATAGCTGTCAGGAGTGTGAAGCTGCTTTCTCTCGCTCTGATCACCTGAAGATTCATCTCAAGACACACAG CTCCAGCAAACCATTTAAATGCAGTGTGTGTAAACGTgggttctcctccacctcatCGCTGCAGAGCCACATGCAG GCTCATCGGAAGAACAGAGAACATCTTGCGCTGAGAAGCGAGAGAGATGGTGGAAAGAAgggagcaggaggagaaggCGACCTCGAGCAGGACCTGTATATGTGTGATTACTGCGAGGAGACGTTCAGCCAGACCGACGAGTTGGAGAAACACGTCCTGACCAGACACCCCCAGCTGTCCGACCGAGCTGACTTGCAATGCATCCACTGTCCTGAGATCTTTCTAGATGAGGCGTCGCTCCTCACGCATATTGAAACCCAGCATGCCAACCGCAAACACAA ATGTCCTGTCTGTTCAGAACAGTTCCCGTCTGTAGAGGACGTCTACTGCCACCTAGACAGCCATCGTCAACCCGACTCCTCTAATCACAGCGCTGCCAGTCCAGATCCGGCCCTCGGCAGCGTGGCTTCAATGAGCTCGGCCACTCCTGACTCTAGTGCCAGTCTGGAGAGAGGCTCGACACCAGACTCAACACTAAAGCACAGCCAGGGTAGCGAACGAAGCCGCAGGAGAGGCGCTGATACTGGGGAGGACATGGGGATTAGCCTAGGTCATCAAGGTGGAG GTGGGGGAGGGAACTGGAGTAAAGTGACGTACTCTTGCCCATACTGCTCAAAGAGAGACTTCCACAGTCTGGCAGTGTTGGAAATCCACTTGAAGACCATCCATGCGGACAAGCCGCAACAGAGCCATACGTGTCAACTCTGCTTGGAAACCCTGCCAACGCTCTACAACCTCAACGAACATGTGCGCAAAGCTCACCGTGCCAGTGGAGGAACTGTGGGCACAGCGGCAGCAGCGTTTCCTCTGCTGCAGTTCACCAACGTCACAGCGTTCCACTGCAACTACTGTCCGGACATGTTCGGGGACATCAATTCTCTGCAGGAACACATCCGAGTGTCCCACTGCCTGCCTGGTGGGATTATGGCAGGATCCACCACATTAG AAGGGAACCATGCCTTTTTCTGCAACCAGTGCTCAATGGGATTCCTGACAGAGTCTTCGTTGAcagaacacattcagcagacaCACTGCACCTCTGCTACAGGCGGCGGAAATGCATCTGGAGGAGTGGTGGCCAAGCTGGAGTCTCCCGTACTACAGGCTGCATCTCAGTCCTTCATGGAG CTCACCAAACACATAAAGGAGAACCACAAGAACATCCCGCTGGCCAACAACAAACGGCAGGCTAAAGTTGCCGACCTGAGCCCAGCCTCCTCTGACGTCGAGATCTCCTCTCCGAAACGCCACAGACTGGGAGGCGACTCCACCCCGTCCATGGGAAGCAACGGGGATTATCCATGCAACCAGTGTGACCTGCGGTTTGCTAGTTTTGAGGGTTTCCAGGCCCACCTCAAGTCACACCTGGAGATGCTGCTGAGGCGCCAGTCCTGCCCCCAGTGCAACAAGGAGGATTTTGAGTCCCAGGAGGCGTTGCTTCAACACCTGACAGTACACTACACCACCACATCTACGCAGTATGTGTGCGAGAGCTGCGATAAACAGTTCTCGTCAGTGGATGACCTGCAGAAACACCTACTGGACATGCACACGTTTGTCCTGTACCACTGTACTCTCTGTCAGGAGGTCTTTGACTCCAAGGTGTCCATACAG GTGCATTTGGCAGTGAAGCATAGCAATGAGAAGAAACTGTTTCGCTGCACAGCCTGTGCCTGGGACTTCAGAAAAGAGGCCGATCTTCAGCTTCATGTTAAGCATAACCACCTGGGCCAAAGGTCGGGCCTCCCAGGGGGTCTTGGCACAG GGCTCAAACCTCGTAAATGCATCTTCTGCGGGGAGACATTTGGAACAGAAGTGGAGCTGCAGTGTCACATCACCACGCACAGCAAGAAGTTCACATGTCGCTTTTGTGGCAAAGCTTTCCATGCCATCTCACTGCTGGAGAGACACCTGAGAGAAAAGCACTGCATCTTCGATGGCGGCAACATCACCGGCAACGGGGGTGGCACGGGGAGCAGTGGGAGTCAGAACGGGACGCCCAACGGGCTCGCTCAGACCTCCAAGCgagggggaggtggaggaggaggaagtggcaACGGAGGCGCTGCAGGCGTCGAAAGAGCAACAGCCGTGGCTGCTGAACAAGCCGACCTGCAGAACATACTGTTGAAGGGTGGCGTTGTGGGAGGAGGATCAGGCCAGGGAGGAGATGCAGCCAACAGCCACGAGGCAAGCGGGggagaggaggagctggacaATTCAGAACCCATGTATGCCTGTGATATCTGCGGAGCGGCTTACACCATGGAGTCCCTCCTGCAGAACCATCGGCTGCGTGATCACAACATCCGCCCAGGAGAAGATGATGCTT GTTCTCGAAAGAAGAAGGCAGACTTCATCAAAGGGAACCACAAGTGCAATGTGTGCTCCAGAACTTTCTTCTCTGAGAACGGGCTCCGCGAGCACGCTCAAACACATCGTGGTCCCGCCAAACACTACATGTGTCCAATATGTGGCGAGCGATTCCCCTCTCTGCTAACTCTCACTGAACACAAG GTGACCCACAGTAAAAGCCTGGACACGGGAACCTGTCGAATCTGTAAGATGCCCCTGCAGAGTGAGGAGGAGTTCATAGAGCATTGCCAGATGCACCCCGACCTCCGCAACTCCCTCACCGGCTTCCGCTGCGTCGTCTGCATGCAGACTGTCACCTCCACCCTGGAGCTGAAGATCCACGGCACCTTCCACATGCAGAAGCTTTCCACCGGCTCTGCGcttggaggagctggaggagtaGGCGGGAACGGAGGAGCAGGTGGAGGCAACGGCTCAGCCTCTTCATCCCCTAAcgggcagctgcagcagcataaGCTGTACAAGTGCGCCTTCTGCCTAAAGGAGTTCAAGAACAAAGGCGAGCTGGTGAAGCTAGATGTCAATGGCCTGCCTTACGGCCTCTGTGCTGGTTGTATGAGCAG GGGCACGAACGGCCAGAGTCCCAACCAGGGAGGAGCTGCGACGCCTGGAGACACGCAGGGAGAGAAGGCTGTGGCCGGGTTGAGGTGTCCAGAGTGCGGGGTGAAGTTTGAGAGCCTGGAGGACTTGGAGAGTCACGTCCAGACAGATCACCCTGAGGTCAGCCCTGAAACCAGTGCAGCAGGAAAGAAGGCTGAGGCTTCACCTGTTCCTAAG AAGAAGACCTACCAGTGTATTAAATGCCAAATGACGtttgagacagaaagagaaatccAGATTCATGTCGCGAATCACATGATCG
- the znf423 gene encoding zinc finger protein 423 isoform X4 has product MSRRKQAKPRSVKEVPASDREAEPKEGQGGGAEDGEQEEHDERDDRDHDDDLDDESIFTCDNCQQDFDCLAELTEHRTNHCPADGDDDPAGLSWVPSSPSSKDVASPSQMPDGCCDLGMATGGEEEGGAGLPYPCQFCDKSFSRLSYLKRHEQIHSDKLPFKCTFCSRLFKHKRSRDRHVKLHTGDKKYSCQECEAAFSRSDHLKIHLKTHSSSKPFKCSVCKRGFSSTSSLQSHMQAHRKNREHLALRSERDGGKKGAGGEGDLEQDLYMCDYCEETFSQTDELEKHVLTRHPQLSDRADLQCIHCPEIFLDEASLLTHIETQHANRKHKCPVCSEQFPSVEDVYCHLDSHRQPDSSNHSAASPDPALGSVASMSSATPDSSASLERGSTPDSTLKHSQGSERSRRRGADTGEDMGISLGHQGGGGGGNWSKVTYSCPYCSKRDFHSLAVLEIHLKTIHADKPQQSHTCQLCLETLPTLYNLNEHVRKAHRASGGTVGTAAAAFPLLQFTNVTAFHCNYCPDMFGDINSLQEHIRVSHCLPGGIMAGSTTLEGNHAFFCNQCSMGFLTESSLTEHIQQTHCTSATGGGNASGGVVAKLESPVLQAASQSFMEVYSCPYCTNSPIFGSLLKLTKHIKENHKNIPLANNKRQAKVADLSPASSDVEISSPKRHRLGGDSTPSMGSNGDYPCNQCDLRFASFEGFQAHLKSHLEMLLRRQSCPQCNKEDFESQEALLQHLTVHYTTTSTQYVCESCDKQFSSVDDLQKHLLDMHTFVLYHCTLCQEVFDSKVSIQVHLAVKHSNEKKLFRCTACAWDFRKEADLQLHVKHNHLGQRSGLPGGLGTGLKPRKCIFCGETFGTEVELQCHITTHSKKFTCRFCGKAFHAISLLERHLREKHCIFDGGNITGNGGGTGSSGSQNGTPNGLAQTSKRGGGGGGGSGNGGAAGVERATAVAAEQADLQNILLKGGVVGGGSGQGGDAANSHEASGGEEELDNSEPMYACDICGAAYTMESLLQNHRLRDHNIRPGEDDACSRKKKADFIKGNHKCNVCSRTFFSENGLREHAQTHRGPAKHYMCPICGERFPSLLTLTEHKVTHSKSLDTGTCRICKMPLQSEEEFIEHCQMHPDLRNSLTGFRCVVCMQTVTSTLELKIHGTFHMQKLSTGSALGGAGGVGGNGGAGGGNGSASSSPNGQLQQHKLYKCAFCLKEFKNKGELVKLDVNGLPYGLCAGCMSRGTNGQSPNQGGAATPGDTQGEKAVAGLRCPECGVKFESLEDLESHVQTDHPEVSPETSAAGKKAEASPVPKKKTYQCIKCQMTFETEREIQIHVANHMIEEPTCRQEEGINHECKLCNQMFDSPAKLLCHLIEHSFEGMGGTFKCPVCFTVFVQANKLQQHIFAVHGQEDKIYDCSQCPQKFFFQTELQNHTLSQHAQ; this is encoded by the exons AAGTCCCGGCGTCTGACAGAGAGGCTGAGCCCAAAGAAGGCCAAGGAGGCGGCGCTGAAGATGGAGAACAGGAGGAGCACGACGAGCGTGATGACAGAGATCACGATGATGACCTAGATGACGAGTCCATCTTCACCTGTGACAACTGTCAACAGGACTTTGACTGTCTGGCCGAGCTCACCGAACACAGAACCAACCACTGCCCGGCTG ATGGTGATGATGACCCAGCAGGGCTGTCCTGGGTGCCTTCATCGCCCTCCAGTAAAGACGTGGCGTCGCCGTCGCAGATGCCTGATGGCTGCTGCGACCTTGGCATGGCCACTGGCGGCGAGGAGGAAGGAGGCGCTGGTCTGCCATACCCCTGCCAGTTCTGTGACAAGTCCTTCAG CCGTCTGAGTTACCTGAAACGACACGAGCAGATCCACAGCGACAAGCTGCCCTTCAAGTGTACCTTCTGCAGCCGTCTGTTTAAACACAAGAGGAGCAGAGATCGCCATGTCAAACTCCACACAG GAGATAAGAAGTATAGCTGTCAGGAGTGTGAAGCTGCTTTCTCTCGCTCTGATCACCTGAAGATTCATCTCAAGACACACAG CTCCAGCAAACCATTTAAATGCAGTGTGTGTAAACGTgggttctcctccacctcatCGCTGCAGAGCCACATGCAG GCTCATCGGAAGAACAGAGAACATCTTGCGCTGAGAAGCGAGAGAGATGGTGGAAAGAAgggagcaggaggagaaggCGACCTCGAGCAGGACCTGTATATGTGTGATTACTGCGAGGAGACGTTCAGCCAGACCGACGAGTTGGAGAAACACGTCCTGACCAGACACCCCCAGCTGTCCGACCGAGCTGACTTGCAATGCATCCACTGTCCTGAGATCTTTCTAGATGAGGCGTCGCTCCTCACGCATATTGAAACCCAGCATGCCAACCGCAAACACAA ATGTCCTGTCTGTTCAGAACAGTTCCCGTCTGTAGAGGACGTCTACTGCCACCTAGACAGCCATCGTCAACCCGACTCCTCTAATCACAGCGCTGCCAGTCCAGATCCGGCCCTCGGCAGCGTGGCTTCAATGAGCTCGGCCACTCCTGACTCTAGTGCCAGTCTGGAGAGAGGCTCGACACCAGACTCAACACTAAAGCACAGCCAGGGTAGCGAACGAAGCCGCAGGAGAGGCGCTGATACTGGGGAGGACATGGGGATTAGCCTAGGTCATCAAGGTGGAG GTGGGGGAGGGAACTGGAGTAAAGTGACGTACTCTTGCCCATACTGCTCAAAGAGAGACTTCCACAGTCTGGCAGTGTTGGAAATCCACTTGAAGACCATCCATGCGGACAAGCCGCAACAGAGCCATACGTGTCAACTCTGCTTGGAAACCCTGCCAACGCTCTACAACCTCAACGAACATGTGCGCAAAGCTCACCGTGCCAGTGGAGGAACTGTGGGCACAGCGGCAGCAGCGTTTCCTCTGCTGCAGTTCACCAACGTCACAGCGTTCCACTGCAACTACTGTCCGGACATGTTCGGGGACATCAATTCTCTGCAGGAACACATCCGAGTGTCCCACTGCCTGCCTGGTGGGATTATGGCAGGATCCACCACATTAG AAGGGAACCATGCCTTTTTCTGCAACCAGTGCTCAATGGGATTCCTGACAGAGTCTTCGTTGAcagaacacattcagcagacaCACTGCACCTCTGCTACAGGCGGCGGAAATGCATCTGGAGGAGTGGTGGCCAAGCTGGAGTCTCCCGTACTACAGGCTGCATCTCAGTCCTTCATGGAG GTTTACTCCTGCCCTTACTGCACCAATTCTCCTATCTTCGGCTCACTCCTCAAGCTCACCAAACACATAAAGGAGAACCACAAGAACATCCCGCTGGCCAACAACAAACGGCAGGCTAAAGTTGCCGACCTGAGCCCAGCCTCCTCTGACGTCGAGATCTCCTCTCCGAAACGCCACAGACTGGGAGGCGACTCCACCCCGTCCATGGGAAGCAACGGGGATTATCCATGCAACCAGTGTGACCTGCGGTTTGCTAGTTTTGAGGGTTTCCAGGCCCACCTCAAGTCACACCTGGAGATGCTGCTGAGGCGCCAGTCCTGCCCCCAGTGCAACAAGGAGGATTTTGAGTCCCAGGAGGCGTTGCTTCAACACCTGACAGTACACTACACCACCACATCTACGCAGTATGTGTGCGAGAGCTGCGATAAACAGTTCTCGTCAGTGGATGACCTGCAGAAACACCTACTGGACATGCACACGTTTGTCCTGTACCACTGTACTCTCTGTCAGGAGGTCTTTGACTCCAAGGTGTCCATACAG GTGCATTTGGCAGTGAAGCATAGCAATGAGAAGAAACTGTTTCGCTGCACAGCCTGTGCCTGGGACTTCAGAAAAGAGGCCGATCTTCAGCTTCATGTTAAGCATAACCACCTGGGCCAAAGGTCGGGCCTCCCAGGGGGTCTTGGCACAG GGCTCAAACCTCGTAAATGCATCTTCTGCGGGGAGACATTTGGAACAGAAGTGGAGCTGCAGTGTCACATCACCACGCACAGCAAGAAGTTCACATGTCGCTTTTGTGGCAAAGCTTTCCATGCCATCTCACTGCTGGAGAGACACCTGAGAGAAAAGCACTGCATCTTCGATGGCGGCAACATCACCGGCAACGGGGGTGGCACGGGGAGCAGTGGGAGTCAGAACGGGACGCCCAACGGGCTCGCTCAGACCTCCAAGCgagggggaggtggaggaggaggaagtggcaACGGAGGCGCTGCAGGCGTCGAAAGAGCAACAGCCGTGGCTGCTGAACAAGCCGACCTGCAGAACATACTGTTGAAGGGTGGCGTTGTGGGAGGAGGATCAGGCCAGGGAGGAGATGCAGCCAACAGCCACGAGGCAAGCGGGggagaggaggagctggacaATTCAGAACCCATGTATGCCTGTGATATCTGCGGAGCGGCTTACACCATGGAGTCCCTCCTGCAGAACCATCGGCTGCGTGATCACAACATCCGCCCAGGAGAAGATGATGCTT GTTCTCGAAAGAAGAAGGCAGACTTCATCAAAGGGAACCACAAGTGCAATGTGTGCTCCAGAACTTTCTTCTCTGAGAACGGGCTCCGCGAGCACGCTCAAACACATCGTGGTCCCGCCAAACACTACATGTGTCCAATATGTGGCGAGCGATTCCCCTCTCTGCTAACTCTCACTGAACACAAG GTGACCCACAGTAAAAGCCTGGACACGGGAACCTGTCGAATCTGTAAGATGCCCCTGCAGAGTGAGGAGGAGTTCATAGAGCATTGCCAGATGCACCCCGACCTCCGCAACTCCCTCACCGGCTTCCGCTGCGTCGTCTGCATGCAGACTGTCACCTCCACCCTGGAGCTGAAGATCCACGGCACCTTCCACATGCAGAAGCTTTCCACCGGCTCTGCGcttggaggagctggaggagtaGGCGGGAACGGAGGAGCAGGTGGAGGCAACGGCTCAGCCTCTTCATCCCCTAAcgggcagctgcagcagcataaGCTGTACAAGTGCGCCTTCTGCCTAAAGGAGTTCAAGAACAAAGGCGAGCTGGTGAAGCTAGATGTCAATGGCCTGCCTTACGGCCTCTGTGCTGGTTGTATGAGCAG GGGCACGAACGGCCAGAGTCCCAACCAGGGAGGAGCTGCGACGCCTGGAGACACGCAGGGAGAGAAGGCTGTGGCCGGGTTGAGGTGTCCAGAGTGCGGGGTGAAGTTTGAGAGCCTGGAGGACTTGGAGAGTCACGTCCAGACAGATCACCCTGAGGTCAGCCCTGAAACCAGTGCAGCAGGAAAGAAGGCTGAGGCTTCACCTGTTCCTAAG AAGAAGACCTACCAGTGTATTAAATGCCAAATGACGtttgagacagaaagagaaatccAGATTCATGTCGCGAATCACATGATCG